A single Crateriforma conspicua DNA region contains:
- a CDS encoding AAA family ATPase yields MNSPAGSAPQPPQSPGPVTDAAKTGRREKSAASGHPPAASTPGTAAVSELSKRVIANVEQAIVGKRKQLVLSLVAWLSGGHILLEDVPGVAKTMLARALARSVGCRFKRVQCTPDLLPTDVTGTSIFNQKTAEFEFRPGPVFTQILLADEINRATPRTQASLLEAMAESAVTVDGTTHALKPPFLVVATQNPVDHEGTFPLPEAQLDRFLMKFSLGYPSAEEELRMLTLLQHGHPVDKLKPVAKAEELVEAQAEVSKVYVDDRLREYMMQIISQTRSHDDLALGASPRATIALFRCSQAMAAIRGRAFVMPDDVKRITAPVISHRLIVRPESRLRKQTAEGILESILGQIAVPTIESP; encoded by the coding sequence ATGAATTCACCCGCCGGGTCCGCCCCCCAACCGCCCCAGTCCCCCGGACCGGTCACTGACGCGGCGAAGACCGGCCGTCGCGAAAAGTCCGCCGCTTCGGGGCATCCGCCCGCCGCATCGACCCCCGGCACGGCGGCGGTCAGCGAATTGTCCAAACGCGTGATCGCCAACGTCGAACAAGCGATCGTCGGCAAACGAAAACAATTGGTTCTGTCGTTGGTAGCTTGGCTAAGCGGCGGACACATTTTGTTGGAAGACGTTCCTGGGGTGGCCAAGACGATGCTGGCGCGTGCGCTGGCGCGAAGTGTGGGCTGTCGTTTCAAACGCGTTCAGTGCACGCCCGATTTGTTGCCCACCGACGTGACGGGTACATCGATCTTCAACCAGAAAACGGCCGAGTTCGAATTTCGGCCCGGCCCCGTGTTCACCCAGATCTTGCTGGCCGATGAGATCAACCGCGCCACGCCGCGAACCCAGGCCTCGTTGTTGGAAGCGATGGCCGAATCGGCCGTGACCGTCGACGGGACGACGCACGCGTTGAAGCCACCATTCTTGGTCGTCGCCACACAAAACCCGGTGGATCACGAAGGGACGTTCCCGTTGCCCGAAGCCCAGCTGGACCGCTTTCTGATGAAGTTCAGTTTGGGGTATCCGTCGGCGGAGGAAGAACTGCGGATGCTGACGTTGTTACAGCACGGTCATCCGGTCGACAAGCTGAAGCCGGTCGCCAAGGCGGAAGAACTGGTCGAAGCCCAGGCGGAAGTCAGCAAGGTCTACGTCGACGATCGGCTGCGGGAATACATGATGCAGATCATTTCGCAAACGCGTTCCCACGACGACTTGGCCCTGGGCGCCAGCCCCCGTGCGACCATCGCTCTGTTTCGTTGCAGCCAAGCGATGGCCGCGATCCGCGGTCGCGCTTTCGTCATGCCCGATGATGTCAAACGCATCACCGCGCCGGTGATCAGCCACCGCTTGATCGTTCGCCCAGAAAGCCGGTTGCGTAAACAAACGGCCGAAGGAATCTTGGAATCCATCTTGGGTCAGATCGCCGTGCCCACCATCGAAAGTCCTTAG
- a CDS encoding carboxy terminal-processing peptidase: protein MDVGESDLDYAIEFDRVPAKRHDLYSLVPRSMVDQLRRNSQMRVQQIDEFTDLLRRIELYVRQKERDTLSINEKEFKARRKELEAAEEDDKLAEEMSEPSDKIYPDSFYYDEVMNITYEYIQALRAQNLARLN from the coding sequence ATGGACGTCGGCGAAAGCGATTTGGATTACGCGATTGAATTCGACCGCGTTCCCGCGAAACGGCACGACTTGTACAGCTTGGTGCCTCGCAGCATGGTCGATCAACTGCGTCGCAACTCACAGATGCGTGTTCAGCAGATCGACGAATTCACCGACCTGCTGCGTCGTATCGAACTGTACGTCCGACAGAAGGAACGTGACACGTTGTCTATCAACGAAAAAGAATTCAAAGCACGCCGCAAGGAACTCGAAGCCGCCGAGGAAGACGACAAGCTGGCCGAAGAGATGAGCGAACCGAGTGATAAGATCTACCCCGATTCGTTCTACTATGACGAAGTGATGAACATCACTTACGAGTACATCCAGGCCTTGCGTGCCCAGAACTTGGCTCGGCTGAATTAG
- a CDS encoding thioredoxin family protein, protein MNDTKSDHPTVETMDPRPQQKPLFHFWRCFWLTFLVVSLAYAWHCFYVPANEIAWATDYDSAKQQAAKTDKPILLYFTANWCVPCRVMKRQVWADFQVKELVNAEFVPVAIDVGDPENAEVMAAYAIQGPPVTIVCDSQGHALDWRAGRISKTVFLELLDSSH, encoded by the coding sequence ATGAACGACACCAAATCGGACCACCCAACCGTTGAGACGATGGATCCACGCCCGCAGCAAAAGCCGCTGTTTCATTTTTGGCGTTGCTTCTGGCTGACTTTTCTTGTGGTGTCGCTGGCCTATGCCTGGCATTGCTTCTACGTTCCCGCGAACGAGATCGCTTGGGCAACTGACTACGACTCGGCGAAGCAGCAAGCAGCCAAAACTGACAAACCGATTCTTCTCTACTTTACTGCCAACTGGTGTGTTCCGTGCCGCGTCATGAAGCGGCAAGTTTGGGCCGATTTCCAGGTAAAGGAATTGGTGAATGCAGAGTTCGTTCCGGTAGCAATCGACGTGGGCGATCCGGAAAACGCTGAGGTTATGGCGGCTTACGCCATTCAAGGTCCGCCGGTCACCATCGTTTGCGACTCACAAGGGCACGCTTTGGATTGGCGAGCAGGACGAATCAGCAAAACGGTCTTCCTCGAATTACTTGATTCGTCGCATTAG
- a CDS encoding DUF58 domain-containing protein: MRGHWIDWLAGIAALVLLGWLFGASLWLLAAVVVGLLLAINQYLARLWSHATTAVRHGGDLEVAVGSDVPIELAVTNRSKVPVGWVLVEDLLPRWAMRGSELGLDVDGDRIAVMMLPPGKTTSMHYTIRVKRRGYFQVGPTVLETGDFLGLFRRYRVGTQPQYITVLPRVVPLSGYDIASRRPIGEIRMRDNVMDDPTRLRGIRQWQPGDPMRSVHWAATARTGTLHSKIYEPSSIAGATLVLDFHRRTNPVKHEPVRGDLAVTAAASISAMLHDQNEPFGLISNGRDAADRIRHDGWRGDHRVRDSATRAGQMLAESDRMRPVIMKPDRGVIQFKDVMRRLARLEPTDGLTLPELLAECEGRLSNETTVLVILQQCDEATASALIGLSRRGWEVAVIVNTHDINDYSAIAGPMIAARIATFHLADFDSVADVCRNVAIR, encoded by the coding sequence ATGCGTGGTCACTGGATCGATTGGTTGGCGGGCATCGCAGCACTGGTCTTGCTGGGGTGGCTGTTCGGCGCTTCGCTGTGGTTGTTGGCCGCCGTGGTTGTCGGGCTGTTGTTGGCGATCAACCAATACCTGGCACGTCTGTGGTCGCACGCGACGACGGCGGTTCGGCACGGCGGTGATTTGGAAGTCGCCGTGGGGTCCGATGTGCCGATCGAGTTGGCCGTGACCAATCGATCAAAGGTCCCGGTCGGCTGGGTGTTGGTCGAAGACTTGTTGCCACGCTGGGCGATGCGAGGTTCGGAGCTTGGTTTGGATGTCGATGGCGACCGCATTGCCGTGATGATGTTGCCGCCCGGCAAGACGACATCGATGCACTACACGATTCGTGTCAAACGCCGCGGGTATTTTCAAGTCGGTCCGACGGTGCTGGAAACGGGGGACTTTCTGGGATTGTTTCGTCGTTATCGCGTCGGCACCCAACCGCAATACATCACCGTGCTGCCACGCGTGGTTCCGCTGTCAGGATACGACATCGCGTCACGTCGACCGATCGGTGAAATCCGCATGCGTGACAACGTGATGGACGACCCGACACGTCTGCGAGGCATCCGGCAATGGCAACCGGGCGATCCGATGCGCAGTGTCCATTGGGCCGCGACCGCGCGGACGGGAACGCTGCACAGCAAAATCTATGAACCGTCATCGATCGCCGGTGCGACCTTGGTGCTGGACTTTCACCGCCGAACCAACCCGGTCAAACACGAACCGGTTCGCGGTGATTTGGCGGTCACCGCGGCGGCATCGATTTCCGCCATGCTGCACGACCAAAACGAACCGTTCGGACTGATCAGCAACGGACGTGATGCGGCCGACCGGATCCGCCACGACGGATGGCGCGGGGATCATCGTGTCCGCGACTCGGCGACGCGGGCGGGACAGATGTTGGCCGAGAGCGACCGGATGCGTCCGGTGATCATGAAGCCGGACCGAGGTGTGATTCAGTTCAAAGACGTGATGCGTCGCCTGGCGCGTTTGGAACCCACCGACGGCCTGACACTGCCGGAATTATTGGCCGAATGCGAAGGACGTTTGTCCAACGAGACGACCGTGTTGGTGATTCTGCAACAGTGTGACGAAGCCACCGCGTCGGCGTTGATTGGGCTATCTCGCCGCGGATGGGAAGTCGCGGTTATCGTCAACACGCACGACATCAACGACTACTCCGCCATCGCCGGTCCAATGATCGCGGCACGGATCGCCACGTTCCACTTGGCCGATTTCGATTCGGTGGCGGATGTGTGTCGTAATGTCGCGATTCGGTAA
- a CDS encoding glycosyltransferase yields the protein MFVITSMPVGGAETLLVNLMRRMNPDVVCPEVACLKDPGPLGQQIASEFPVHSNLIGGKYDIGVIRRLRRLIIDRNIDAVITVGAGDKMFWGRLAAAVAGVPVIASALHSTGWPDGVGRANRWLTGITDAFIAVADSHGKFLRQFERFPDEKVHVIRNGVDCEKFRHDESAGVWLRSEIGLDETSRLVGIVAALREEKNHFMLVHAAAQLRESHCDLHWVIVGDGPQRPEIESLADQLGVADRIHLLGTRHDTQRIVAGLDLFTLCSLNEASPVSILEALACQVAVVSTDVGSIGETVIEGETGMLVPSEDVDAYAAAIGRLIDDPSMRESMGTAGRERVLATGSVDSMVTGYQTLITDGYDAVIRPRKATARKPRGLVREVAASR from the coding sequence CTGTTCGTCATCACCAGTATGCCCGTGGGTGGTGCCGAAACACTGTTGGTCAACCTGATGCGGCGGATGAATCCGGACGTCGTTTGTCCCGAAGTCGCATGTTTGAAAGACCCTGGGCCGCTGGGACAACAGATTGCATCGGAGTTCCCCGTCCACAGCAACTTGATTGGTGGCAAGTATGACATCGGCGTCATCCGTCGGCTGCGGCGTTTGATCATCGATCGAAACATTGATGCCGTGATCACGGTCGGTGCGGGCGACAAGATGTTTTGGGGCCGTTTGGCGGCCGCGGTCGCCGGCGTTCCTGTGATTGCATCGGCTTTGCATTCGACCGGTTGGCCCGACGGCGTCGGACGCGCCAATCGATGGCTGACGGGCATCACCGATGCCTTCATCGCGGTGGCGGATTCGCACGGAAAGTTTTTGCGTCAGTTCGAACGGTTCCCCGATGAAAAGGTCCACGTGATCCGAAACGGTGTGGATTGTGAAAAGTTCCGGCACGATGAATCGGCCGGTGTTTGGCTGCGGTCCGAGATTGGTCTGGACGAAACGAGTCGCTTGGTGGGGATCGTCGCGGCGCTGCGTGAGGAAAAGAATCACTTCATGTTGGTCCACGCCGCGGCACAGCTGCGCGAAAGCCACTGCGATCTGCACTGGGTCATCGTCGGTGACGGTCCCCAGCGTCCAGAGATCGAAAGCTTGGCGGATCAGTTGGGCGTTGCCGATCGCATTCACCTACTGGGCACCCGCCATGACACGCAACGAATCGTCGCAGGGCTGGATCTATTCACCCTATGTTCGCTGAACGAAGCGTCACCGGTTTCGATCCTTGAAGCGCTGGCTTGCCAAGTCGCGGTGGTGTCCACCGACGTGGGTTCGATCGGCGAAACGGTGATCGAAGGCGAAACCGGAATGCTGGTCCCCAGCGAAGACGTGGACGCTTATGCCGCCGCGATCGGTCGCTTGATCGACGACCCGTCGATGCGGGAATCGATGGGCACCGCGGGACGTGAACGAGTCCTTGCGACGGGATCGGTCGATTCGATGGTGACCGGCTATCAAACGCTGATCACCGATGGCTATGACGCGGTGATTCGTCCGCGGAAAGCAACGGCCCGAAAACCGCGTGGGCTGGTTCGCGAGGTCGCGGCGTCTCGCTAG
- a CDS encoding lysophospholipid acyltransferase family protein — protein MTLTSQAIVILAKLFSGFTVRWVDCQPDTCQRIYFANHTSHLDAVVLWSALPRNIRAVTRPVAAKDYWSKGWLKPHMARSFNALLIDRKKIKVHHSPIDIMIKEIGDIYSLIVFPEGGRSSGEEVGEFKSGLYYLGKKRPDLELMPVYIDNVNRILPRGEFLPVPLLSCITVGPPIFLEAGEPKADFLDRARKAVLSLKED, from the coding sequence ATGACACTGACCAGCCAAGCCATTGTCATTCTGGCCAAACTGTTCAGCGGATTCACCGTCCGCTGGGTGGATTGCCAGCCTGACACTTGCCAACGCATCTACTTTGCCAACCACACCAGCCACCTGGACGCGGTCGTGTTGTGGTCGGCGCTGCCACGCAACATCCGCGCGGTCACACGACCGGTCGCGGCCAAGGACTATTGGTCCAAAGGCTGGCTGAAGCCCCACATGGCACGCAGCTTCAACGCGTTGTTGATCGACCGCAAGAAGATCAAGGTCCACCACAGCCCGATCGACATCATGATCAAAGAGATCGGCGACATTTATTCGCTGATCGTGTTCCCCGAAGGCGGCCGATCGTCGGGCGAAGAGGTCGGTGAATTCAAAAGCGGGCTGTATTACCTGGGCAAGAAGCGACCGGATCTGGAATTGATGCCGGTGTACATCGACAACGTGAACCGCATTTTGCCACGTGGGGAATTCTTGCCCGTACCGCTGCTGAGCTGCATCACCGTGGGACCACCGATCTTCTTGGAAGCGGGGGAACCGAAAGCGGATTTCTTGGACCGGGCACGCAAAGCCGTGCTGAGTCTGAAGGAAGACTAG
- a CDS encoding peroxiredoxin family protein translates to MLLPVLPRVAPAIAFAACCVLTPGVSNAQIHLWSHPLLGIKPPPCQIELSDGSQITLPQFRSDNAVLLYFWNTSSELGLMGLPKIDAIAQRFSDRRIRFLAVNTGDDLDEANRSYEEFRLSIPTAVDPSGDLRRLLSVPFLPSILMIDKSGIVQVADYGLHRDLNSTLGGKIEAVLAGQSLAAESLRRIRDESTKVYVLPPGDDAYTVRQLSEDKYQYHHRTLVDSYKKLGKRNARWDTDAIAFLDETAKSFASKVDRKTDEALESIGKTLMDRDCDDPVVRYAYAVMLYRNNRDKHARPKAITIIEQSHGDFSVLGYPTHLKLAAARMLWNFYRDQDNKKQYNVKKAKRYLDRCWHQSLEAIPIDDPESQQSRVVGENVLGFFSELPPGLRGNYFFTANKMKDLSPWLVNLIGGQMHLDKAWQARGNGWASEVTPEGWKGFEDHLQRAENCLRRAWKACPERPHAATEMITVAMAGGTDADEGVDFWFRQATEAQFDYWPAYAKWLHAMRPRWGGSHNEMLEFGQQCAATGRCDGDVPYALCDAVIRIMRDRHNPVGERYIQKPGVYQAVRNVCNQYLDEAQNNETLQDWQRSNMKHWWRSMWLAFAYHAGQYQEARRLLELIEFKPHDDPFGKFPLDADQVIFAVMSRTGPRKNQIAEAVAAIQSKQYSAAVEKLEAVLQNDDLYPLVADRLESLQVALTWRVALDQSDHGTEISLLPSDDRVLGWEKVSGEWIRRPSGAIRGISQTTGMIARCQVDFGPRWELSGEIVHGSSPYAAWDAGIFLYDSNEVTHAVLFNPTERWVAVGPMDDLDDHQKPFKPKNNEVPFVIRMNDGVVNVWLDYRRVVKDKQLEEWNPAESHFIAIGAKYHYADAVLNFRDLRIRSWKPFDAQE, encoded by the coding sequence ATGTTGCTTCCAGTCTTGCCGCGTGTGGCTCCAGCTATCGCGTTTGCTGCCTGTTGTGTGCTCACGCCGGGAGTGTCAAATGCCCAGATACATCTCTGGTCGCATCCGCTTTTGGGAATCAAGCCGCCGCCTTGCCAAATTGAATTGAGCGACGGAAGTCAAATCACGCTTCCACAGTTTCGATCAGATAATGCTGTATTGCTCTACTTCTGGAACACGAGTTCGGAACTGGGGCTAATGGGCCTGCCGAAAATCGACGCGATTGCCCAGCGGTTTTCCGATCGAAGAATTCGATTTCTTGCGGTCAATACGGGGGACGATCTCGATGAAGCGAACCGAAGCTATGAAGAGTTCCGACTGTCGATACCGACCGCGGTTGATCCGAGCGGAGATTTAAGACGCCTGTTGTCGGTTCCCTTTTTGCCGTCGATACTAATGATCGACAAAAGCGGCATCGTTCAAGTGGCTGACTACGGATTGCATCGAGACCTGAATTCAACTTTGGGTGGCAAGATTGAGGCAGTTTTGGCCGGACAGTCCCTGGCCGCTGAGTCTTTGCGACGAATCAGAGATGAATCGACCAAGGTCTATGTCTTACCGCCTGGCGACGACGCTTACACGGTCCGGCAACTTTCCGAGGACAAGTACCAGTACCATCACCGCACGTTAGTAGATTCATACAAGAAACTGGGCAAAAGAAACGCCAGGTGGGACACGGACGCGATCGCATTTTTGGACGAAACCGCAAAAAGTTTCGCGTCAAAGGTGGATCGAAAAACAGACGAAGCTTTGGAATCCATCGGGAAAACCCTGATGGATCGAGATTGTGATGATCCGGTCGTCCGCTACGCCTATGCGGTCATGCTGTACCGCAATAATCGAGACAAGCATGCGCGTCCCAAGGCGATCACTATTATTGAACAGAGTCACGGCGATTTCTCGGTACTGGGGTATCCGACGCATCTGAAACTCGCCGCAGCACGAATGCTGTGGAACTTCTATCGCGATCAAGACAACAAAAAGCAATATAACGTCAAGAAGGCAAAACGTTATCTTGATCGATGTTGGCATCAATCGCTCGAAGCGATTCCGATTGACGACCCGGAGAGTCAACAATCACGAGTCGTTGGCGAAAACGTGCTCGGATTCTTCAGTGAGTTGCCACCTGGTTTGCGCGGAAACTACTTCTTTACTGCGAACAAGATGAAAGATCTGTCGCCGTGGCTAGTCAACCTGATCGGAGGTCAAATGCACCTGGACAAGGCATGGCAGGCTCGAGGTAATGGGTGGGCATCGGAGGTCACACCGGAAGGATGGAAAGGATTCGAGGACCATCTTCAACGAGCAGAAAACTGTTTAAGAAGGGCTTGGAAAGCCTGCCCTGAGCGGCCTCACGCTGCGACTGAGATGATCACGGTTGCAATGGCTGGTGGGACCGATGCCGATGAGGGAGTGGATTTTTGGTTTCGACAGGCCACCGAGGCACAGTTTGACTACTGGCCAGCGTATGCAAAATGGTTGCATGCAATGCGTCCTCGCTGGGGTGGTTCACATAATGAAATGTTGGAGTTTGGCCAGCAGTGCGCCGCGACCGGTCGTTGTGACGGTGATGTTCCGTACGCGCTGTGCGACGCCGTTATCCGGATCATGCGAGATCGCCATAACCCCGTTGGCGAACGTTACATTCAAAAGCCGGGCGTCTATCAAGCCGTGCGGAATGTTTGCAATCAATACCTGGACGAAGCCCAGAACAATGAAACACTTCAAGACTGGCAACGTTCCAATATGAAACACTGGTGGCGATCCATGTGGTTGGCGTTTGCCTATCATGCTGGCCAGTATCAGGAAGCCCGGAGACTCCTGGAGTTGATCGAGTTCAAGCCCCATGATGATCCGTTCGGCAAGTTTCCACTCGATGCAGACCAAGTGATCTTTGCCGTGATGAGCCGCACCGGACCACGGAAGAATCAGATCGCTGAAGCAGTCGCGGCGATTCAGTCGAAGCAATATTCGGCAGCGGTCGAAAAGCTCGAGGCCGTCTTGCAGAATGATGACCTTTATCCACTAGTGGCCGATCGATTGGAATCACTGCAAGTCGCGTTGACATGGCGGGTGGCTTTGGATCAGTCAGACCACGGGACGGAAATTAGCCTGCTGCCAAGCGACGATCGCGTGTTGGGATGGGAAAAAGTTTCCGGCGAGTGGATTCGTCGGCCCAGCGGAGCAATTCGTGGGATCTCACAAACAACCGGCATGATCGCTCGCTGCCAGGTGGACTTCGGGCCTCGATGGGAACTCAGTGGCGAAATCGTTCATGGTTCCAGTCCGTACGCTGCGTGGGACGCAGGAATCTTTCTTTACGATTCCAACGAGGTGACTCATGCGGTGTTGTTCAATCCAACAGAACGTTGGGTGGCCGTTGGTCCGATGGATGATTTGGATGACCACCAAAAGCCTTTCAAACCCAAAAACAACGAAGTCCCCTTCGTGATTCGCATGAATGATGGCGTCGTCAATGTTTGGTTGGACTATCGCCGTGTGGTGAAGGACAAACAGCTTGAGGAGTGGAACCCGGCTGAATCTCACTTCATCGCGATTGGTGCAAAATATCACTACGCGGATGCCGTGCTAAATTTTCGTGATCTCCGCATTCGCTCTTGGAAGCCTTTTGATGCCCAGGAATAG
- a CDS encoding response regulator, with protein MVPNLLITDDDAALRGVLSDALTRSGFCVHQAADGQQALHVLGDTEIHFALVDVHMPRVTGLELLRRLGDVPKRPPCALMSADWNDEIEAEARRFAAYKVVHKPVRLGQIRGIVADALLDVYGWKPA; from the coding sequence GTGGTCCCCAACCTTTTGATCACCGACGACGACGCTGCGTTGCGCGGCGTCCTGTCGGATGCTCTGACACGCAGCGGTTTCTGCGTTCACCAAGCGGCCGATGGCCAACAGGCGCTACACGTCCTGGGCGACACGGAAATCCATTTCGCTCTGGTCGATGTGCACATGCCTCGCGTCACCGGATTGGAATTGTTGCGCCGTCTGGGTGACGTTCCGAAACGTCCGCCCTGCGCCTTGATGAGTGCCGATTGGAACGACGAAATCGAAGCCGAAGCCAGGCGTTTTGCCGCCTACAAAGTCGTTCACAAACCCGTGCGTCTGGGCCAAATTCGTGGGATCGTCGCCGACGCACTGTTGGACGTTTACGGCTGGAAACCCGCCTAA
- a CDS encoding polysaccharide deacetylase family protein, whose translation MSLFRQIAIDARAHLMGPLRRRRLKRLARDGAAPLNVPFYHRVATSHPNPWTIHPDQFRRHIDYLMDHLQPVDLATVQHRVEAGVNHHPTFTVTFDDGYADNMDDALPMLAERQIPTTYFVTSDHISTGRPFAHDVKAGQPLPVNTVGHVREICDAGIEIGLHTKRHVDFAKINTTAQVDDEIIGGKKDLEDMIGRPVRYFAVPFGMPPQITSAVVDAAHRAGLKGLCSAFGAYNLVGRDSYHIRRFHGDPQFGRFVNWLSFDPRKAAAEPVVDVTPSVADEQQSNAESNFTLPLSTAIPAASLPPTALP comes from the coding sequence TTGAGCCTTTTTAGACAAATCGCGATCGATGCCCGCGCCCATCTCATGGGCCCGCTGCGACGACGACGCTTGAAGCGGTTGGCCCGCGACGGGGCGGCACCGCTGAACGTCCCCTTTTATCATCGCGTTGCAACCAGCCACCCGAACCCGTGGACGATCCACCCGGATCAATTCCGGCGGCACATCGACTATTTGATGGATCACTTGCAACCGGTCGACCTTGCCACCGTCCAGCATCGTGTCGAAGCGGGCGTCAATCACCACCCGACATTCACGGTCACCTTTGACGACGGCTATGCCGACAACATGGACGACGCGTTGCCCATGCTGGCCGAACGCCAAATCCCGACGACCTATTTCGTCACGTCCGACCACATTTCAACCGGCCGTCCGTTCGCGCACGACGTCAAAGCCGGCCAGCCGTTGCCGGTGAACACGGTCGGTCATGTCCGTGAAATCTGCGATGCCGGCATCGAAATCGGACTGCACACCAAGCGTCACGTCGACTTTGCCAAGATCAACACGACGGCTCAGGTCGATGACGAGATCATCGGCGGCAAAAAAGATTTGGAAGACATGATCGGGCGTCCGGTCCGCTACTTTGCCGTGCCATTCGGCATGCCACCACAGATCACCAGCGCCGTGGTCGACGCCGCGCATCGCGCCGGGCTGAAAGGCTTGTGCAGCGCGTTTGGTGCCTACAACTTGGTCGGTCGTGACAGCTATCACATCCGACGCTTCCATGGCGATCCCCAGTTCGGACGCTTCGTCAATTGGCTCAGCTTTGACCCGCGCAAAGCTGCCGCCGAACCGGTCGTCGACGTCACGCCGTCAGTTGCAGATGAACAGCAATCCAACGCCGAATCCAACTTCACACTTCCATTGTCCACGGCCATCCCGGCGGCTTCGCTGCCGCCGACCGCATTGCCCTAG
- a CDS encoding metallophosphoesterase family protein codes for MPRTAILSDIHGNLAALEAVLKDVESQNCDRIVCLGDVVGYGPNPCECLDKVSKFEFCVLGNHDSSALFDPEGFNAAAEQAIFWTRDRLEESDGDPEAARRRMEFLCFLPRTVREGNVLFVHGSPRGPTNEYVFPEDTQNSKKMEKLFSMIPHLCFQGHTHVPGIFTQDLQFIASSALMSPYGTDNPSRRLMINVGSVGQPRDGDPRGCYVVFDGVSVEFRRVEYDVERTVGLIEAEPDLDNFLGYRLRDGR; via the coding sequence TTGCCACGCACCGCGATCCTTAGCGACATACACGGAAATCTGGCCGCGCTGGAAGCCGTCCTGAAAGACGTCGAATCGCAGAATTGTGATCGCATCGTCTGTTTGGGCGACGTGGTCGGTTACGGCCCGAATCCCTGTGAGTGTCTGGACAAAGTCAGCAAGTTCGAATTTTGTGTGCTGGGCAATCACGACAGCAGCGCCTTGTTCGACCCAGAAGGCTTCAACGCGGCCGCGGAACAGGCGATCTTTTGGACCCGCGATCGATTGGAAGAGTCCGACGGGGATCCCGAAGCGGCACGGCGACGAATGGAGTTCTTGTGCTTTCTGCCGCGTACCGTTCGCGAAGGAAACGTGTTGTTTGTTCACGGATCACCCCGTGGACCGACGAACGAATACGTGTTCCCGGAGGACACCCAGAACAGCAAGAAGATGGAAAAGCTGTTCTCGATGATTCCGCATTTGTGCTTTCAAGGGCACACGCACGTTCCGGGCATCTTCACCCAAGACCTGCAGTTCATCGCCAGTTCCGCGCTCATGTCGCCGTACGGGACCGACAACCCGTCGCGTCGATTGATGATCAACGTCGGCAGTGTCGGACAACCTCGTGACGGTGACCCACGCGGTTGTTACGTGGTCTTTGACGGGGTTTCGGTGGAATTTCGACGAGTCGAATATGACGTCGAACGCACCGTCGGTTTGATCGAAGCCGAACCGGACTTGGATAACTTCCTGGGTTACCGCCTCCGCGACGGCCGCTAG